A region of Theileria annulata chromosome 2, complete sequence, *** SEQUENCING IN PROGRESS *** DNA encodes the following proteins:
- a CDS encoding coatomer alpha subunit, putative (2 probable transmembrane helices predicted for TA11660 by TMHMM2.0 at aa 586-608 and 643-665) encodes MLIKCKTKGTRVKGVVFHPRLHFLLASMHSGDIQMWDYLNSTLVEVFSEHEGPVRGIDFHQEQPLFVSGGDDTTVIVWDFTQRKKLFVLAGHLDYVRTVQFHTSYPWVMSSSDDQTIRIWNWQSRSCITVISGHNHYVMSSLFHPTENLIISSSLDHTARIWDITYLVEKKCSIKPPIQNQSNYYMAEPNSMGNAFEIEVTGVSDVICLHTLVGHSSGVNYAIFFGTNLAITAGDDCTVRIWRYSQYSFYQTNILRDHEDNVTCLLLVKDYLLSTSEDHSIRIWDLNTYALVHTYLMDDDRFWTISKSKHNNYITAGHDAGLIVFKLYKERPQISLGPDREKTILYYVWNNSLYASNLEKECESFTKELLHYSSTNGTTNAVKNKNTDMNLLYYKWLETNSNNNLVSNYKDHENKLVFQCPSGTYINQRTLIGSVTEERRIVQTTKLFLNNYAKDRIILCLMYKINKANYAELFSYNRGQLEYTFKRLCNSAAFINSNQILVLDKTLLIYNINGDLMSELNISSQIQNRQLGATAQFTDKDLNNLKVFSVTKDVLLFFCPKNQFLFLYSLNTKNLVNSVNAPYGKLFDVIVNSYGFICCLFTNFVVIYDRTLNRITYKQQFNRIKSGVWDNNTSVIYSTYNQIHYLLINGSFGVLCTMASPTYLIKVSDGADDKKLLYLINRQHRCFKQVLDSPDYLLKYSLLVNNMEKANTLVDSGQVFGRFTCSYLISNGKYVLARKLLGDDNLNKFYLSVQFGDLQNALNDAKLINNKAIWSYLGDVSLELGNVTIAELAYQKSKQYQKLTLLYLVIGDFGKLRKMLNICKIHDDKSLLLVHALYLGDMEELSNVLGENGHEQLANICNATYKINNWSEENLENPNAKYLVPPKPVNRMEGDMLNWNVKFIESDESKFDINEIVEFTKQEMSKKTDSSYLSTNILEQQMADLLVTSKKEKSPRADVYTPDQGVVYTKQVQRREEGADLFNEILEGTQDASPLDFNDTANHYDGSDDIWDSVRDEVNHEQRLFMFLNQKNYTSALNYLNHMYGEVNVHLLKSTLQNSDFSKFDSIQQVNYQPSLNQKMNTALAHFQNAEFEQCEEQLVGLLRELFLYKSLNLDVATIMEHCYWYALAIRLEMERDSLSQTDPKRSLQLAAYLTCCKLNTSHHYLVLRKTVGLMWKAKNYQTAAMLVDRILNLDTTKFEFDQTEMDKAKKIHTLCLQKGTNLYDLDLQPEDFNNLEICSVTMDKLYQEPTATCLFCGAYAFRKYVNQFCKVCHLLKLV; translated from the exons atgctaattaaatgtaaaaCGAAAGGAACGAGAGTGAAGGGAGTTGTGTTCCACCCACGACTTCACTTCCTACTAGCCTCTATGCACTCAGGAGATATCCAAATGTGggattatttaaattcgACATTAGTGGAAGTTTTCTCAGAACACGAAGGACCAGTTAGAGGAATCGATTTCCACCAAGAACAACCACTATTCGTTAGCGGAGGAGACGACACAACGGTTATTGTATGGGATTTTACACAAAGGAAAAAATTGTTTGTACTAGCAGGACATCTGGATTATGTGAGAACAGTGCAGTTCCATACCAGTTACCCATGGGTAATGTCATCATCAGATGATCAAACGATTAGAATATGGAACTGGCAATCAAGAAGCTGTATAACAGTAATTTCTGGACATAACCATTATGTAATGAGCTCATTGTTCCACCCAACAgagaatttaataatatcatCAAGCCTAGACCATACAGCAAGAATCTGGGATATCACATACCTGGTCGAGAAAAAGTGCTCAATAAAGCCACCAATACAAAATCAaagtaattattatatggCAGAACCAAATAGCATGGGAAACGCATTTGAAATTGAAGTGACAGGGGTGTCTGACGTCATTTGCCTGCACACGCTGGTGGGACACTCGAGCGGTGTCAACTACGCAATCTTTTTCGGAACCAACCTAGCAATAACAGCAGGAGATGATTGCACAGTGAGGATTTGGAGGTATTCACAATACTCATTTTATCAAACGAACATCCTGAGAGATCACGAAGACAACGTTACATGTCTGTTGCTGGTCAAGGATTATCTGTTAAGCACGTCGGAAGACCATTCGATAAGGATATGGGACCTAAATACGTATGCATTGGTCCACACATATTTGATGGATGATGACCGATTCTGGACAATATCCAAATCTAAACataataactatataacaGCAGGACATGACGCAGGATTGATAGTATTCAAGCTTTACAAAGAAAGACCGCAGATATCACTGGGCCCAGATAGAGAAAAAACGATTCTATACTATGTATGGAACAATAGCTTGTACGCAAGTAACCTTGAAAAGGAGTGTGAGTCCTTCACGAAAGAACTGTTACATTATTCCAGCACTAACGGAACAACAAACGCAGTCAAGAATAAGAACACAGATATGAATTTGTTATACTACAAGTGGCTTGAAACCAATAGCAACAACAATTTAGTTAGTAACTATAAAGACCATGAAAATAAGTTAGTGTTCCAATGCCCAAGCGGAACCTACATCAACCAAAGAACATTGATAGGATCAGTAACCGAAGAAAGGAGAATAGTGCAGACGACAAAGTTGTTTTTGAACAACTATGCAAAGGATCGCATAATTTTATGCctaatgtataaaattaataaagCAAACTACGCAGAGTTGTTCTCATATAACAGAGGACAGCTGgaatacacatttaaaagGCTATGTAACTCAGCAGCCTTCATCAACTCAAACCAAATTTTGGTCCTGGACAAGACGCTTTTGATCTATAATATAAACGGAGATCTTATGTCGGAACTTAACATATCTTCTCAGATACAAAATAGACAGCTAGGAGCAACGGCACAATTCACAGAtaaagatttaaataatttgaaagtGTTCAGTGTTACCAAGGACGTCTTGTTGTTTTTCTGCCCAAAAAACCAATTTCTGTTCCTATATAGTCTTAACACAAAGAACCTAGTCAACTCAGTTAACGCGCCCTACGGAAAGCTTTTCGACGTTATAGTTAACAGTTACGGATTCATTTGCTGCCTATTCACCAACTTCGTGGTCATTTATGACCGCACACTAAATCGCATAACATATAAACAGCAGTTTAATAGGATCAAATCAGGAGTCTGGGATAACAATACTTCAGTCATATACTCAACATACAATcaa ATACACTATCTACTAATTAACGGAAGCTTCGGAGTTCTTTGCACAATGGCCTCACCGacatatttaataaaagtGAGTGATGGAGCCGATGATAAAAAGCTTCTGTACCTGATTAACAGACAGCACCGATGTTTTAAGCAAGTTTTGGATTCGCCAGACTATTTATTGAAGTACTCACTGCTGGTTAATAATATGGAAAAGGCAAATACATTGGTCGATTCAGGACAAGTGTTTGGAAGATTCACGTGCTCATATTTAATCAGCAACGGCAAGTACGTCTTGGCGAGGAAGTTGCTGGGCGACGATAACCTCAACAAATTCTATTTATCAGTACAGTTTGGAGACCTTCAAAATGCACTAAACGATgcaaaattaataaataacaaG GCTATATGGAGTTACCTGGGTGACGTATCACTAGAATTAGGGAACGTAACGATAGCAGAGTTGGCATATCAAAAGTCTAAACAATATCAGAAATTGACATTGCTATACCTGGTGATAG GTGACTTTGGAAAGTTGAGGAAGATGctaaatatttgtaaaatacaCGACGATAAGTCTCTGTTATTAGTTCATG cACTGTATCTGGGAGACATGGAGGAATTGAGCAACGTATTGGGTGAAAATGGACATGAACAGTTGGCAAACATATGTAACGcaacatataaaataaataactggagtgaagaaaatttagaaaatcCAAATGCAAAATACTTAGTACCACCAAAGCCAGTTAACag AATGGAAGGAGATATGCTGAACTGGAATGTGAAATTTATTGAGTCAGACGAGTCgaaatttgatataaatgaaatCGTGGAATTCACTAAGCAGGAAATGTCAAAGAAAACAGATTCGTCATATTTATCAACGAATATTCTAGAGCAGCAAATGGCAGATCTGCTTGTAACAAGTAAAAAGGAAAAATCACCCAGAGCGGATGTTTACACACCAGATCAAGGAGTTGTGTACACAAAACAAGTTCAAAGAAGAGAAGAGGGGGCGGACTTGTTTAATGAAATTCTGGAGGGAACACAAGATGCCTCCCCTCTAGACTTCAACGACACAGCAAATCATTATGATGGATCAGATGATATCTGGGACTCTGTAAGAGATGAAGTCAATCACGAACAACGCCTATTTATGTTCTTGAATCAGAAAAACTATACCTCAGCACTAAACTATTTAAACCACATGTACGGAGAGGTTAATGTCCACTTACTAAAGTCTACATTACAAAATTCCGATTTCTCAAAATTCGACTCAATTCAACAAGTTAACTACCAGCCATCTCTAAATCAGAAGATGAATACAGCTCTGGCCCATTTTCAAA ATGCTGAATTTGAACAATGTGAGGAACAGTTGGTTGGTTTGCTCAGAGAACTCTTTCTGTACAAGTCACTTAACCTGGATGTGGCCACAATCATGGAACATTGCTATTGGTATGCACTAGCAATTAGACTTGAAATGGAGCGAGATTCACTTTCCCAAACTGATCCTAAAAGAAGTTTGCAGCTTGCAGCATATCTCACATGCTGTAAACTTAACACGAGCCACCACTACCTAGTGCTTAGGAAGACGGTGGGACTCATGTGGAAAGCAAAGAATTATCAAACCGCAGCAATGCTAGTTGATAGAATCCTAAATCTAGATACCACCAAGTTCGAGTTCGACCAGACTGAGATGGACAAGGCGAAGAAGATCCACACACTGTGCCTTCAAAAGGGCACGAACCTCTATGACCTGGACCTTCAACCAGAGGATTTTAATAACCTGGAGATTTGCTCAGTCACAATGGATAAACTATACCAAGAACCCACTGCAACATGCCTCTTCTGTGGAGCGTACGCCTTTAGGAAATACGTAAACCAGTTTTGTAAAGTATGCCACCTGCTCAAGCTCGTTTAA
- a CDS encoding ubiquitin-conjugating enzyme e2, putative: protein MSLARGRLIKEMKEASKLDDPNIKLYVSNSNIFNWTAYIRGPEGTPFESGIFKLLIHCPNSYPIQPPTVHFVTKCFHPNINFQTGELCIDILKSNWSPAWTIQYLCRGVIYILSSPNPDSPLNCDAGNLVRYGDLIGYKSMAKMYTHEYSLKEFPNS, encoded by the exons ATGTCTTTGGCTAGAGGTAGACTAATTAAAGAAATGAAAGAGGCATCCAAACTGGATGATCCTAACATCAAGTTATACGTATC AAACTCTAACATATTTAACTGGACTGCATACATCAGAGGACCAGAAGGAACACCATTTGAG TCTGGGATATTTAAACTCTTAATCCATTGCCCTAATTCGTATCCCATACAACCACCTACAGTCCATTTTGTTACAAAATGTTTTCATCCtaacataaattttcaaacag gaGAATTATGTATTGATATTCTCAAGTCAAATTGGAGTCCAGCTTGGACAATTCAATATCTTTGTCGAGGAGTCATCTACATACTTTCTTCTCCTAACCCTGATAGTCCTTTAAACTGTGATGCCGGGAATCTGGTCAGGTACGGAGACCTTATAGGATACAAATCGATGGCAAAAATGTATACACATGAATACTCACTCAAAGAGTTTCCTAATTCTTGA
- a CDS encoding rna binding protein, putative: MTTQSPGTVDGDKSEKTVKVSNLPLIFDESDLQILFANVGKIVDCLLTKSPGEPTNSSIIEFSTVDEAILAVSLSGVSVRRHILRIEYSKQPISKPETAESHVSSDDIKGKIAKVLEIRDMINKRLSSKSSSSTDKTSESSSSETFNPEDSQTVNRKHRKTTRFDCKTPNSVRTITDL; the protein is encoded by the exons ATGACAACACAATCTCCTGGTACCGTAGATGGAGATAAATCGGAGAAAACAGTCAAAGTTTCGAACCTTCCACTCATC TTTGATGAATCTGACCTGCAGATACTATTCGCCAACGTTGGAAAAATTGTCGACTGTTTGTTGACTAAATCACCCGGAGAACCCACCAACTCTTCAATAATAGAGTTTAGCACCGTCGATGAAGCTATTCTTGCAGTCAGTTTGAGTGGAGTTTCAGTTCGTCGTCACATTTTAAG GATCGAGTATTCGAAGCAGCCTATTTCAAAGCCTGAAACAGCTGAATCTCACGTTTCCTCAGATGATATTAAGGGGAAAATCGCCAAGGTCCTTGAAATTAGGGATATGATAAACAAAAGGCTGTCGTCAAAGTCCTCGAGTTCCACTGATAAAACCTCAGAGTCCTCCTCTTCCGAGACTTTTAATCCAGAAGATTCTCAAACTGTTAATCGCAAACATCGCAAAACCACTAGATTTGATTGCAAAACGCCTAATTCAGTAAGAACCATCACAGACCTTTAA